The stretch of DNA CATACTGCTCAAAAATAAAATGAAAGCCACTGTACCTATAACGATGACTGTCAATAAAAGAACGGACAATTTCCAATCCAATAATAAAGCCCATTCGTCGGATTGCCACACGCGACTTATACTTCCCAGTACCAGACCGCCGATCAGCATCGACCAACCAACCACCAGCAAAACACCCCATTCTTTCATGAGGGCACCGGGATATAACGTATAAAATGCAAAGCTCAGGCCGACAGCGACTCCCCATGCCAACGCTTCAGGGCTTAACAGTAATTTGGTGAATGAACCATTCGTCAATAAGAAGAATAAGCCGATCAACGTTCCGGCAATTCCAATCAACTGATATTTAGGTGGCCATTTCTTCATACTCCAAGATACAAATATAACCACAAAAATAGGTGCTAAAAATTGAAGCAACGTCGCAACTACCGCATTGCTTGATTCAATTGCTGCTACAAATGAATATTGAACCCCTAGCATGCCGAACATGGCGAAGATAATTAATCGCTTGACCCAATATGGCTGTCGCCAAATTGGTCTTAATTGATTTCCTGTTAATTTTAGAAAAGCGAGCAAAACAACTCCTGCAACAAGTAACCGAATAGTCAACATAAACGGAACAGTCAGCATTGAGTTCGATAATATCCATTCCATCAATGGACCCGTCGCTCCCCATAACATGGCTCCGGTAATAATTAATACGATTCCTTTTGCGCGATTCATTTACTCACCTCTTTATCTACAAGTCTACTTTTCATCTTACTATTGTTCAAGGTGAATTCAATGAAAAACTTGCGAACATTTCATTTCCACCTCCAATAAATCTCCTTGAATTTTCCTTTATTTTTCAGAATAAAACATTATTTATTTTAATGACTTGATGCCAAGACTTCTCTATAATAGGAGTTATTAGTATACAAACAAGGAGTCCTGCGAAATGAAAGGTATGCAACAAGTATTGGAAAATGGTAGCAGTATATTGGACCATGT from Paenisporosarcina sp. FSL H8-0542 encodes:
- a CDS encoding EamA family transporter, producing the protein MNRAKGIVLIITGAMLWGATGPLMEWILSNSMLTVPFMLTIRLLVAGVVLLAFLKLTGNQLRPIWRQPYWVKRLIIFAMFGMLGVQYSFVAAIESSNAVVATLLQFLAPIFVVIFVSWSMKKWPPKYQLIGIAGTLIGLFFLLTNGSFTKLLLSPEALAWGVAVGLSFAFYTLYPGALMKEWGVLLVVGWSMLIGGLVLGSISRVWQSDEWALLLDWKLSVLLLTVIVIGTVAFILFLSSMKYISAIETSILSSMEPLTAMIISVIWLQQVLGKWQLMGALIMLICVTWLSIAGDRNKK